The Setaria italica strain Yugu1 chromosome IX, Setaria_italica_v2.0, whole genome shotgun sequence genome has a window encoding:
- the LOC111255940 gene encoding late embryogenesis abundant protein 31-like → MSQEEQVRRKPAEPDGQDQPGGGGAVTEARVPEDHDAGDVAAAEAGELDGGGGGGRGAARDGTKITIGEALEATAFSAGDQAVEPSDAEAIAVAEARASGTDEAPPDGLAARARAAAEANAAAAGRGEDRTTLRDVLADATTILGADKDVEREDAARVVEAEVRSDPDATARPGGVAASIAAAARLNRGRQ, encoded by the exons ATGAGCCAGGAGGAGCAGGTGAGGAGGAAGCCGGCGGAGCCCGACGGCCAGGACcagccgggcggcggcggcgccgtcaccGAGGCGCGCGTGCCGGAGGATCACGACGCCGGTGACGTCGCGGCAGCAGAAGCAGGCGaactcgacggcggcggcggcggcggccggggcgcggcGAGGGACGGGACGAAGATCACGATCGGCGAGGCGCTGGAGGCGACGGCGTTCTCGGCGGGCGACCAGGCGGTGGAGCCGAGCGACGCGGAAGCGatcgcggtggcggaggcgagggCGAGCGGGACGGACGAGGCGCCGCCGGACGGGCTGGccgcgcgggcgcgcgcggccgccgaggccaacgccgccgccgcggggcgcggCGAGGACAGGACCACGCTGCGCGACGTCCTCGCG GACGCGACGACAATACTGGGCGCGGACAAGGATGTGGAGCGGGAGGACGCGGcgcgggtggtggaggcggaggtgcgcAGCGACCCCGACGCGACGGCGCGCCCAGGCGGGGTTGCCgcgtccatcgccgccgccgcgcggctcaACCGCGGCCGGCAGTAG
- the LOC101766768 gene encoding transcription repressor OFP12 has product MPRGAERAMLGCFQVARRPSLSYEEGSASAPSTSASPPTSSASTSSPAFLDDDDDALYLDDAEPEPDAGGLSTAIAARRFFLASPGRSNSIVDSIEHPPASPARDSNSSNVRALRRAATSAFPASAAASASSSSSSSSATAATKAPFRDDGMQPVRKVSLSTDTPRADFLKSMVEMVEALGLDPRRRDADLACLHDLLLCYIALNERDALRDILGAFSDLMSLLDLDGGKQGDAAPTAATAGGGEKRSAGVQDSTASG; this is encoded by the coding sequence ATGCCGAGGGGCGCGGAGCGCGCAATGCTGGGGTGCTTCCAGGTCGCCCGGCGGCCGTCGCTGTCGTACGAGGAGGGTTCCGCGtcggcgccgtcgacgtcggcctcgccgccgacgtcctCGGCGTCCACATCGTCCCCGGCcttcctcgacgacgacgacgacgcgctgTACCTGGACGAcgccgagcccgagcccgacgCGGGTGGGCTGTccaccgccatcgccgcccgccgcttctTCCTCGCGTCCCCCGGCCGGTCCAACTCCATCGTCGACTCCATCGAGCACCCGCCCGCCTCCCCCGCCCGGGACAGCAACTCCAGCAACGTCCGCGCTCTGCGCCGCGCGGCCACCTCCGCGTTCCCCGCGTCCGCCGCTGCCtcggcttcctcttcttcctcctcctcgtcggccaccgccgccaccaaggCGCCCTTCCGCGACGACGGCATGCAGCCGGTGCGGAAGGTCTCGCTGTCCACGGACACGCCCCGCGCCGACTTCCTCAAGTCCATGGTGGAGATGGTGGAGGCGCTGGGGCtggacccgcgccgccgcgacgccgaccTGGCCTGCCTGCACGACCTGCTGCTCTGCTACATCGCGCTCAACGAGCGCGACGCGCTCAGGGACATCCTTGGCGCGTTCTCCGACCTCATGAGCCTCCTCGACCTCGACGGCGGCAAGCAGGGTGATGCCGCCCCGACCGCAGCaacagccggcggcggggagaagCGCAGCGCTGGCGTGCAGGATAGCACGGCGAGCGGATAG